The Syntrophotalea acetylenivorans genome contains the following window.
ATCAGCGGCCACAGTCAGTGCGGTAGGTATTTCGGCTGCCACTTCCCGGGCAAAGGTCGGACCCGAAAGGTAGGCGAGCCTCCGGCACTTCTCTGCCGGAAGCACTTCTTCAATGACCTCCGACATGATCATCAGGGTGCTGTTTTCAACTCCTTTGGCCGCGGAGACCAAAAGGGTATCAGCAGCGATGTGCGGTTCCGCCTCTTGCAGTACTGTACGCATTACCTGAGACGGAGAAACCAGCAGCAGCATTTCCCGACCGGAAACCGCTTCAACCAAGTCGCTTGTAAAGGATAGGTTGTTATCGAGGGTAAAACTGGGTAGATAGAGATCGTTCATGTGGGTTTGCTGCATGCGGTCGACCAGATCCTGCTCATAGGCCCACAGCATTACGGAATGGCCCTGTTTAGCTAACAAGTCCGCCAGGGTTGTTCCCCAACTTCCAGCACCTATTACCCCAATATTCATAACCTTTTTCTCCTTACGTGGCCTTGCGTTTCTTTTTTATCCGCTTTCGTACCTGCTTAATTCGATTCTCCAGGACATCTGCCTCCCGGTAACTTCCCTGTAATTCTTTTAACAAGGTTAGAGCCGCCTGCAGTTCTCCCCGCTCTTCTTTTACCACTGCGAGACCGTACAATGCTTCCGGATAGAAAGGGCTGTCAGGGTACTCTTCCACCACTCGTTGATAAACAAAGGCGGCCTCTTCTAACGCGCCTTCGAGAGCCGAAGCGGAGGCGATGCGAAACAGGACCTCGGCGATGCGTTCGCACTGCGGATAATTCTTTAACAGGCTTTCGAATTCGATGCGCGCCTGCTCAAAATTGTTCTGCCTGAAATAGGTGTCGGCAATTTCATACTGCAGCCCTTCGCCGCCATCACTGCCACCATCAAGCAACTTTTGATAGGAAGTCAATGCCCGGTCATATTCACCCAGGCGGTATTTATAGATATCCGCTGCCCGGCGTTGGGCTTTGCGTTCGACCTCATGGCCGGGATAATCTCGCTCTACCAACAGATAAGCCAGCAGCGCTTCACGATCCTGGTTGAGGTTAAACTGAAGGATTTCACCGGCCAACAACAGGGCCTGCGGCGCAGACCTGAATTGTGGATGGTGCTCGTACAGATGACGAAATTTACTATAGGCCCGGCTGTATTCTCCCCGCAATAACAATGCTTGGCCGCGATCGAATTGACGCTGCGGTATGCGGTTAAAGTTCCAATGGTACAGGGCTATTGCGGCACTGATCAGCACCATCGCCGTGCTCAGCGCCAACAGCAGTTGAAAGCGGCCTTTATTCTTATTCCGGCGCTTCTTCTCCTCCAGTAAAATCGTCTTCTGCAGTTTCTGTATCTCCATCGGCCTCATCCTTTTCGGCCAGCTTTGCAACCGCCACGATCCTTTCGTCGCTTTCCAGGACCATCAACCGAACACCTTGAGTGTTGCGTCCGATAATGGACAGATCGCAAACGCCGGTACGCAGTACCTTGCCGCGGTCGGTAATAAACATCAGATCGAAATCATCGTTTATCAGCTTAATATCTACAACATGACCGTTGCGATCGGAGGTCTTGATGGTGATGATACCCTTGCCGCCTCGTCCCTGCAGCCGGTACTCATTGAGGTCGGTACGCTTGCCGTAACCGTTTTCAGTAACCGTCACCAGGGTAGCAGATGTGGCATCGGAAACCACTTCCATACCGATCAACCGGTCTTCCCCCTCAAGCTGCATGCCCCGCACACCGCGGGAAGTACGACCCATGGCCCGGACGTCCTTTTCGGCGAAACGAATGGCCTTGCCGTTGCGACTTGCCAGCAGCACATCCATAGAACCGTCGGACAAACGGGTCGACACCAGGCGATCACCCTCGTCGATCGTCAAGGCAATGATGCCGCCGACGCGGGGATTGGCATAAGCCATCAAATCGGTCTTTTTAACGATACCGTTCTGAGTGGCGGTGATAATGAACTTACCTTCGGTAAATTCCTTGACCGGAAGTATCGAGGTAATATTCTCTCCGCTTGCCATCTGCAGCAGGTTGACGATCGCCTTGCCGCGAGCCGCCCGGCCACCCTGAGGAATCTCGTGAACCTTCAGCCAATAAACCTTGCCGAGATCGGTGAAGACCAGAATGTAGGAATGAGTCGAAGCGATAAACAACTGCTCGACAAAATCCTCTTCCTTCGGACGCATGCCGGTCTTGCCCTTGCCACCACGTCGTTGAGCGCGATATAGCGAAACGGCATTGCGCTTGATATAACCGCTGTGAGAGACGGTTACCACCATTTCCTCATCGGTGATAAGGTCCTCCAATGAAAGCTCACCGGTTTTTTCGATTATTTCAGTACGGCGATCATTGCCGAAGCGGTCACGGATATCGACCAGTTCCTGCTTGATAATCTTGAGGATTTCCACCTCGCTGGCCAGAATTTCCTTGAGACGGGCGATCTGGGCCATAACTTCTTGGTACTCAGCAATGATTTTTTCCCGCTCGAGACCGGTTAAGCGATGCAGACGCATATCGAGAATGGCCTGGGTCTGTAAAGCCGTGAAAGAGAAACGATCGATAAGACGCTGCTTGGCTTCGGCGGGACTGCTCGAACCCTTGATAATAGCAATCACCTCATCGAGGTTTTCCAAAGCTATTTTAAGGCCTTCCAGAATATGTGCTCGAGCTTCCGCTTTTTTAAGTTCATAGATGCATCGGCGGGTGACAATTTCTTTGCGGTGATCAACGAATCGATCCAACACCTCGCGCAGAGACAGAATTCTTGGCTGACCGGAGACAATAGCCAGCATGATGATGCCGAAAGACGACTGCATGGGGGTCATTTTGTAGAGCTGATTCAGGGTCACCTGGGGGATGATGTCCTTTTTCAACTCGACCACCACGCGAATTCCGTCCCGGTCCGATTCGTCACGCAGATCGGATATTCCCTCAATTTTCTTATCTTTGATCAGATCCGCTATTTTTTCGATCAACCGGGCCTTGTTGACCTGAAAAGGTATTTCCGTGACCACGATACGTTCGCGGCCGGTGCGACGGTCCTTTTCCACCAGAGCCCGGGCCCGCATCTGAATAATGCCACGGCCGGTGCGATAGGCCTGATTAATCCCTTCCCTTCCGAGAATGAAGCCCGCCGTGGGGAAATCGGGGCCGGGAATCAGGTTCAGCAGTTCCTCAAAACTCAGGGTCGGATCGTCAATGACAGCAATTAGAGCGTTGATAACCTCGGTCAAGTTATGGGGCGGTATCTTGGTCGCCATACCAACGGCGATCCCCTCCGAACCGTTGACCAGCAGGTTGGGAAACTTACAAGGCAGCACCAGGGGTTCTTCCAGAGAGCCGTCGTAGTTCTCGCCAAAGTCGACCGTTTCTTTTTCCAGATCGGCCAGCAGTTCATGGGCCAGGCGATCCATACGCACCTCGGTATAACGCATGGCCGCCGCCGAATCGCCATCCACCGAACCGAAATTTCCCTGGCCGTCGACCAGAGGATAGCGCATGGAAAAATCCTGTGCCATGCGAACGATGGTGTCATACACGGCCGTGTCGCCATGGGGGTGATACTTACCGATGACATCACCGACCACACGGGCCGATTTTTTATACGGCTTGTTATAGTCGTTATTCAGCTCGTTCATGGCAAACAACACCCGCCGATGGACCGGCTTCAGACCATCTCGGATGTCGGGCAGAGCCCGGCCGATAATGACACTCATGGCATAGTCCATATAGGAC
Protein-coding sequences here:
- a CDS encoding tetratricopeptide repeat protein — its product is MEIQKLQKTILLEEKKRRNKNKGRFQLLLALSTAMVLISAAIALYHWNFNRIPQRQFDRGQALLLRGEYSRAYSKFRHLYEHHPQFRSAPQALLLAGEILQFNLNQDREALLAYLLVERDYPGHEVERKAQRRAADIYKYRLGEYDRALTSYQKLLDGGSDGGEGLQYEIADTYFRQNNFEQARIEFESLLKNYPQCERIAEVLFRIASASALEGALEEAAFVYQRVVEEYPDSPFYPEALYGLAVVKEERGELQAALTLLKELQGSYREADVLENRIKQVRKRIKKKRKAT
- the gyrA gene encoding DNA gyrase subunit A, which encodes MLSEQNKVSVNIEDEMRKSYMDYAMSVIIGRALPDIRDGLKPVHRRVLFAMNELNNDYNKPYKKSARVVGDVIGKYHPHGDTAVYDTIVRMAQDFSMRYPLVDGQGNFGSVDGDSAAAMRYTEVRMDRLAHELLADLEKETVDFGENYDGSLEEPLVLPCKFPNLLVNGSEGIAVGMATKIPPHNLTEVINALIAVIDDPTLSFEELLNLIPGPDFPTAGFILGREGINQAYRTGRGIIQMRARALVEKDRRTGRERIVVTEIPFQVNKARLIEKIADLIKDKKIEGISDLRDESDRDGIRVVVELKKDIIPQVTLNQLYKMTPMQSSFGIIMLAIVSGQPRILSLREVLDRFVDHRKEIVTRRCIYELKKAEARAHILEGLKIALENLDEVIAIIKGSSSPAEAKQRLIDRFSFTALQTQAILDMRLHRLTGLEREKIIAEYQEVMAQIARLKEILASEVEILKIIKQELVDIRDRFGNDRRTEIIEKTGELSLEDLITDEEMVVTVSHSGYIKRNAVSLYRAQRRGGKGKTGMRPKEEDFVEQLFIASTHSYILVFTDLGKVYWLKVHEIPQGGRAARGKAIVNLLQMASGENITSILPVKEFTEGKFIITATQNGIVKKTDLMAYANPRVGGIIALTIDEGDRLVSTRLSDGSMDVLLASRNGKAIRFAEKDVRAMGRTSRGVRGMQLEGEDRLIGMEVVSDATSATLVTVTENGYGKRTDLNEYRLQGRGGKGIITIKTSDRNGHVVDIKLINDDFDLMFITDRGKVLRTGVCDLSIIGRNTQGVRLMVLESDERIVAVAKLAEKDEADGDTETAEDDFTGGEEAPE